Sequence from the Halobaculum rubrum genome:
CCCCGGCTGTCCGCCGCGCCCCGAGGCGCTGGTGTACGGCGTGGCGAAGCTCCAGGAGCGCATCGCCAACGGCGAGTCGTCGCCGGTGACGGTGAAACCCTACGAGCTCGAGCAGTTCGGCGACCTCGACCGCGACGAGATCGTCGACCAGCTCGCACGGGAGATCGACGAGGAGGACCTCGTCATGCGGTACAACTGGGCGGACTCCCCGTAACCATGAGTTTAGAAGAACCCGAGCCGGACGCGCCGGCACCGGTCGAGGAACAGTCCCCCGACGAGCTCGCCGAGCTGCTGGGCGATCGCGTGATCGGTCGCGAGGAGCACCTGAACGCGCCCGGCTACGTGATCCGCCCGGACGCGGTGCAGGACGTGCTCTCGACGCTGAAAACCGAGGCCGGCTACGACCACCTCTCGTGTGTCACCGCTCAGGAGTACGAGGACCGCTACGAGTCCATCTACCACCTGAAGAAGTTCGACGACCCGACCCAGGAGGTCAGCGTCGTCGTCCCCACCGACCGGGAGAACCCGGTCAGCGAATCGGCCGAACCGGTGTTCCGGACGGCCGACTGGCACGAGCGTGAGGCGTACGATCTGGTCGGCATCGACTACGACGACCACCCCGACCTGCGCCGCATCCTCCTCCCCGAGACGTGGCAGGGTCACCCCCTTGCGGCCGACTACGATCAGGACCGCCCGCAGGTCGTCCCGCTTCGCGAGAACGCGAACCCGCTGCAGGAGGATACCCGCTCGGAGCAGGACGCGGACACGATGTTCCTCAACATCGGTCCCCACCATCCCGCGACCCACGGCGTCCTCCACCTGAAGACGACGCTCGACGGCGAGCAGGTGGCCGACGTCGAATCCGACATCGGCTACCTCCACCGCTGTGAGGAGCAGATCTGCCAGAACGGCACCTATCGCCACCAGATCATGCCGTACCCCGACCGCTGGGACTACATCTCGGCGGGCCTGCTCAACGAGTGGGCGTACGCGCGCGCGGCCGAGGACATGGCCGACATCGAGGTGCCGGAGTACGCGCAGGTCATCCGGACGATGGGCGCGGAGCTGTGCCGGATCGCCGCGCACATGCTCGCGGTCGGGACGTTCGCGCTGGACGTGTACGGCGACTTCACCGCCATCTTCATGTACGCGATCCGGGACCGCGAGAAGGTCCAGAACATCCTGGAGGACCTGACCGGGCAGCGGCTCATGTTCAACTACTTCCGCCTCGGCGGGGTCGTCTGGGACCTGCCCGAACCCCGCGAGGAGTTCTTCGAAAAGACCCGCGACTTCCTCGAGGACCTCCCGGAGGCGCTGGAGGAGTACCACGACCTCATCTCCGGAAACGAGATCCTCCAGATGCGCACCATCGATACGGGCGTGTTGCCGCCGGAGGTCGCCAAGAACTACGGCGCGACCGGGCCGGTCGCCCGCGGCTCGGGGGTCGACTACGACCTCCGCCGCGACGACCCGTACGGCTACTACGACGAGCTCGACTGGGACGTCGTCACCGAGGACGGCTGCGACAACTACAGCCGCCTCCTCGTGCGACTGCGTGAGGTCGAGGAGTCCGCGAAGATCATCGAGCAGTGCATCGACCTGCTCGAGGACTGGCCCGAGGAGGACCGCACCATCCAGGCCAACGTCCCGCGGACGCTGAAGCCGGACGACGACACCGAGATCTACCGCGCGGTCGAGGGCGCCAAAGGCGAGCTCGGCATCTACATGCGCTCGGACGGCACGGACAAGCCGGCCCGCTTCAAGATCCGGTCGCCGTGCTTCTCGAACCTGCAGACGTTGCCCGAGATGGCCGAGGGCGAGTACGTGCCCGACCTCGTCGCCGCGCTCGGTAGCCTGGACATCGTCCTCGGCGAGGTGGACAGATGACCGGGGCGGTCCCGCTCCAACAGGGGATGCTCCCCGACACCATCGCGAACCTCCTGGGACTCAACGCCTACGGGATCGCAGGCGAGGTCGTCGCCGCGCTGCTGGGCGCGTTCCTCATCGCCAACTTCCTGCTCATCAACACGGCCTTCGCCGGCCCGTGGGCGAAACGGAAGATCACGGCGGCGTTCACCGACCGCATCGCGGTCAACCGGATCGGGCCGTTCGGCCTGTTCGTCATCGTCGCCGACGCGGTCCGGCTTCTCTCGAAGGAGCTGATCGTCCCCGAGGGCGCCGACCGCCCCGCGTGGGACCTCGGGCCGCTCCTCATCCCGTTCTCGGCGCTGCTCGGCTTCGCAGTCATTCCGATGGGCAGCGGCCTGCAGTTGGCCGACCCCGAGACGGGACTGGCGTTC
This genomic interval carries:
- a CDS encoding NADH-quinone oxidoreductase subunit D gives rise to the protein MSLEEPEPDAPAPVEEQSPDELAELLGDRVIGREEHLNAPGYVIRPDAVQDVLSTLKTEAGYDHLSCVTAQEYEDRYESIYHLKKFDDPTQEVSVVVPTDRENPVSESAEPVFRTADWHEREAYDLVGIDYDDHPDLRRILLPETWQGHPLAADYDQDRPQVVPLRENANPLQEDTRSEQDADTMFLNIGPHHPATHGVLHLKTTLDGEQVADVESDIGYLHRCEEQICQNGTYRHQIMPYPDRWDYISAGLLNEWAYARAAEDMADIEVPEYAQVIRTMGAELCRIAAHMLAVGTFALDVYGDFTAIFMYAIRDREKVQNILEDLTGQRLMFNYFRLGGVVWDLPEPREEFFEKTRDFLEDLPEALEEYHDLISGNEILQMRTIDTGVLPPEVAKNYGATGPVARGSGVDYDLRRDDPYGYYDELDWDVVTEDGCDNYSRLLVRLREVEESAKIIEQCIDLLEDWPEEDRTIQANVPRTLKPDDDTEIYRAVEGAKGELGIYMRSDGTDKPARFKIRSPCFSNLQTLPEMAEGEYVPDLVAALGSLDIVLGEVDR